From a single Fulvivirga ulvae genomic region:
- a CDS encoding DUF721 domain-containing protein — protein MDKKKYNSRKSDISTVGEAINDLLNNYRLKGKFDEARLVSSWESLMGKTIANRTGKIFIKNQVLFVEINSAPLKHELNLSKSKIIDIFEQEIGRGIIGEIIFL, from the coding sequence ATGGACAAGAAGAAATATAACTCTCGTAAATCCGACATTTCCACGGTCGGGGAAGCTATAAATGATCTTTTAAATAATTATCGCTTAAAAGGAAAATTTGATGAGGCAAGATTGGTTTCTTCCTGGGAGAGTCTGATGGGTAAGACCATAGCGAACAGAACCGGGAAAATATTTATTAAAAACCAAGTACTTTTTGTGGAAATAAATTCAGCCCCGTTAAAGCATGAGCTTAACTTGTCCAAGAGTAAGATCATTGATATTTTTGAGCAGGAAATAGGCCGGGGTATAATAGGCGAGATTATTTTTCTATAA
- the recF gene encoding DNA replication/repair protein RecF (All proteins in this family for which functions are known are DNA-binding proteins that assist the filamentation of RecA onto DNA for the initiation of recombination or recombinational repair.) produces the protein MHIEKLSLFNFKNYEGITLNFSEKVNCLVGVNGSGKTNLLDAIHYLSLTKSAFNSIDSQNVRFGEKAFNIRGIFTKQEKHTEVSCGFQEGIKKVFRIDKKEYDKLSEHVGKFPVVLIAPNDVDVIREGSETRRKFFDTILCQMDNQYMDTLVRYNQYLKQRNSALKQFAFTGSVDYDLIHTYDTSILTLGQEIFKKRKIFIKDFFQIFQKHYTLLSQNKEKVTIVYRSEVEDEGFGSKFKLNIKRDLALERTSMGIHRDDYRLVIEGKPLKKFGSQGQQKTFLVAMKMAHFEIIKTLKGYKPILLLDDIFDKLDSSRIKQLVSMIADQTFGQIFITDAREERTKEMLIELNIDALFYHIDKGTVKEASHGQEEI, from the coding sequence ATGCACATTGAAAAATTAAGTTTGTTTAATTTTAAGAACTATGAGGGGATAACACTTAATTTCTCAGAGAAAGTGAATTGTCTTGTTGGAGTTAACGGTAGTGGCAAAACCAATCTTCTTGATGCAATACACTACCTCTCCTTGACCAAAAGTGCTTTTAATAGTATTGACAGCCAAAATGTGAGGTTTGGAGAGAAGGCTTTTAACATCAGAGGTATCTTCACTAAGCAGGAAAAACATACCGAAGTTAGTTGTGGATTCCAGGAAGGTATAAAGAAGGTTTTTCGTATCGATAAAAAAGAATATGATAAATTAAGCGAGCACGTTGGAAAATTTCCCGTAGTCTTAATTGCTCCTAATGATGTTGATGTAATACGCGAGGGGAGTGAAACGAGGCGTAAATTCTTTGACACAATCCTTTGTCAAATGGATAACCAGTACATGGATACCTTAGTCAGATATAACCAATACCTTAAACAAAGAAACAGTGCATTGAAACAGTTTGCCTTTACCGGAAGTGTGGATTATGACCTCATTCATACCTATGACACTTCTATATTGACTTTGGGACAAGAGATTTTCAAAAAACGGAAGATATTTATTAAAGACTTTTTTCAGATATTTCAGAAGCACTACACATTGCTTTCTCAGAACAAGGAGAAAGTAACCATTGTATACAGATCCGAGGTGGAGGATGAAGGTTTTGGCTCAAAGTTTAAGTTAAATATTAAAAGGGATCTGGCCCTTGAAAGAACTTCAATGGGAATACACCGGGATGACTATAGGTTAGTAATTGAAGGTAAGCCACTTAAGAAATTTGGATCCCAGGGACAACAAAAGACATTTTTAGTTGCAATGAAAATGGCTCACTTCGAAATAATAAAAACACTTAAAGGTTACAAGCCCATTCTGCTGCTTGACGATATTTTCGACAAGCTCGATTCCTCACGTATTAAACAACTGGTGAGTATGATAGCTGACCAAACCTTCGGGCAGATTTTTATTACAGATGCACGCGAAGAACGAACAAAAGAAATGTTAATAGAGTTAAATATAGATGCCCTTTTCTACCATATAGACAAGGGCACGGTTAAAGAAGCCTCGCATGGACAAGAAGAAATATAA
- the pdhA gene encoding pyruvate dehydrogenase (acetyl-transferring) E1 component subunit alpha, with the protein MASTIKEKTKSKSSAKSRFSKETYITWFESMLLMRRFEEKAGQLYGQQKIKGFCHLYIGQEACVAGAVSALKEGDKYITAYRDHAHPIALGSDPKKIMAELFAKETGISKGKGGSMHMFDKEHHFYGGHGIVGGQVPLGAGIAFAEKYNKTDNLCICYMGDGAVRQGAFHEALNLAMTWKLPVIFVIENNGYAMGTSVKRTSNVTDLYTLGESYDMPAEPVDAMSVEAVHESVEKAAARARKGDGPSLLEFRTYRYKGHSMSDPAKYRTKDEVETYKQKDPIEQVKKTLLDKKYVTEADIEEIEKKVKDEVAECVKFAEESDYPNPEEAFRDVYAQDDYPYIKD; encoded by the coding sequence ATGGCAAGTACAATAAAAGAAAAGACCAAATCTAAATCTTCTGCCAAAAGTAGGTTTTCTAAGGAAACTTATATAACGTGGTTTGAGAGTATGCTTCTCATGAGAAGGTTTGAAGAAAAAGCAGGCCAGCTTTATGGCCAGCAAAAAATTAAAGGTTTTTGCCACTTATATATAGGACAAGAGGCTTGCGTTGCCGGTGCAGTGTCTGCTTTAAAGGAAGGGGACAAGTATATAACTGCATACAGGGACCATGCACATCCAATTGCTTTGGGTTCTGACCCTAAAAAAATTATGGCGGAACTTTTCGCTAAAGAGACTGGAATCTCTAAGGGTAAGGGAGGATCTATGCATATGTTTGATAAGGAGCATCATTTCTATGGAGGGCACGGTATAGTAGGGGGACAGGTACCGCTAGGTGCCGGAATTGCCTTTGCGGAAAAATACAATAAAACTGATAATCTATGCATTTGTTACATGGGTGATGGTGCTGTAAGGCAAGGTGCTTTTCATGAGGCTTTAAACCTTGCGATGACCTGGAAGTTGCCGGTAATATTTGTGATTGAAAACAATGGGTACGCAATGGGTACATCAGTAAAACGTACATCTAACGTAACTGACCTTTATACATTGGGAGAGTCATATGATATGCCTGCAGAGCCTGTTGATGCCATGTCAGTTGAAGCTGTGCATGAATCTGTAGAAAAAGCTGCAGCCCGTGCCAGAAAAGGTGATGGCCCTTCATTGCTGGAATTCAGAACATATAGGTATAAAGGACATTCGATGTCTGACCCTGCGAAGTACAGAACCAAGGATGAGGTGGAGACTTACAAACAAAAAGACCCTATAGAGCAGGTAAAAAAGACCCTTCTAGACAAAAAGTATGTCACCGAAGCTGATATCGAAGAAATTGAAAAAAAGGTAAAAGATGAGGTTGCTGAATGTGTGAAATTCGCAGAAGAATCAGACTATCCAAATCCTGAAGAAGCTTTCAGAGATGTCTATGCTCAGGATGACTATCCTTATATTAAAGATTGA
- a CDS encoding tetratricopeptide repeat protein, whose amino-acid sequence MAVKNKKSTEQHSTDILENPEALAGQISKTEEFVTQNKGLVFGVGAVLALIVAGFFGYQYYKNTQNTKAQNEMFQAVHYFESDSLDLALNGDGNNLGFLSIIEEYGVSDAANLANFYAGATYLKKGNYESAILYLEDFSADDLLVQARAYSLIGDAHMEKGDFERAATFYQKAADYKPNKYFSPRYLLKAALAYEKNNNNEAAIKAYDTIINKYWDSNEYQNAKKYKARLTGAASAS is encoded by the coding sequence ATGGCAGTTAAAAATAAAAAATCTACTGAACAGCACAGCACGGATATCCTTGAAAATCCTGAAGCATTGGCTGGTCAGATTTCGAAAACAGAAGAATTTGTTACTCAAAACAAAGGTCTTGTATTTGGTGTTGGTGCAGTTTTAGCGCTGATAGTAGCTGGCTTTTTTGGATACCAGTACTACAAAAACACTCAAAATACCAAAGCTCAAAATGAAATGTTTCAAGCGGTACATTATTTTGAGTCTGATAGTCTGGACCTTGCTTTGAATGGAGATGGTAACAATCTGGGTTTTCTCAGTATTATAGAAGAGTATGGAGTGTCTGATGCAGCCAATCTGGCTAACTTTTATGCAGGCGCAACTTATCTCAAAAAGGGCAACTATGAATCAGCGATACTATACCTCGAAGATTTCAGCGCTGATGATCTTTTAGTCCAGGCAAGAGCCTACAGCTTAATCGGTGATGCTCATATGGAAAAAGGTGACTTTGAAAGAGCTGCCACTTTCTATCAGAAAGCAGCGGATTATAAGCCTAATAAATATTTTTCACCCAGATATTTATTAAAAGCTGCCCTGGCTTATGAGAAAAACAATAACAATGAAGCTGCTATTAAGGCCTACGATACAATTATAAATAAATACTGGGATTCTAATGAATACCAGAATGCCAAGAAGTATAAGGCTCGATTAACAGGAGCAGCGTCAGCTTCATAA
- the ribH gene encoding 6,7-dimethyl-8-ribityllumazine synthase: protein MSSVDKNLSAFSKKHLPNINTKIFAIIVSEWNEAVTEAMFEGAYNTLRENGVRKENILRKDVPGSFELSLAAQWMAKREDVDAVICIGCVIQGETKHFDFICSAVAHGITNVSLKYDKPVIFGVLTPNTQQQALDRAGGKHGNKGDEAAITAIKMLGF from the coding sequence ATGTCATCAGTAGATAAAAATTTAAGTGCATTCTCAAAAAAGCACCTACCTAATATTAATACCAAAATTTTCGCCATTATAGTATCAGAATGGAATGAAGCAGTGACAGAGGCAATGTTTGAGGGTGCATATAATACCCTTAGAGAGAATGGCGTGAGAAAAGAAAATATCCTGAGGAAGGATGTGCCTGGCAGCTTTGAACTAAGCCTTGCTGCTCAATGGATGGCAAAACGGGAAGATGTAGATGCGGTAATTTGCATTGGATGCGTAATACAAGGAGAAACCAAACACTTTGACTTCATTTGTAGCGCCGTAGCGCATGGCATTACAAATGTGAGTCTAAAATACGACAAACCGGTTATTTTTGGTGTACTCACTCCAAATACTCAGCAACAGGCATTAGATAGAGCCGGAGGGAAACATGGCAATAAGGGTGATGAAGCTGCTATAACAGCAATTAAAATGCTAGGGTTCTAG
- a CDS encoding NADP-dependent isocitrate dehydrogenase produces the protein MTKKTPKILYTKTDEAPALATHSLLPIVQAFTNSAGVVVETRDISLAGRILASFPDKLTDSQRISDHLAELGEIAKTPEANIVKLPNISASIPQLKAAIKELQSQGYDIPNYPDEPQSPEEKEAKSRYDKIKGSAVNPVLREGNSDRRAPKAVKDYAKKHPHSMGKWSNDSKSHVASMTSGDFYGSEKSVVIKKEGNVKIEFVGDDGSHVVLKEKTALLEGEIIDAAVMSRSALRSFLEEQKEDAKKQNVLFSLHLKATMMKVSDPIIFGHAVTVFFAPVFEKYNETLDKIGVDPNNGLGDLLGEIQKLPENKRKEIEDDIEACYKNGPALAMVNSDKGITNLHVPSDVIVDASMPAMIRTSGQMWNADGNQQDTKAIIPDRSYAGIYQETIDFCKKNGAFDPATMGSVSNVGLMAQKAEEYGSHDKTFEVPGNGAVKVIDASGSILMEHKVEQGDIWRMCQTKDAPICDWVKLAVNRAKATGTPAVFWLDNSRAHDVQLIEKVERYLKDHDTSGLEIHIKSPVEATRFSLERIKEGKDTISVTGNVLRDYLTDLFPILELGTSAKMLSIVPLMQGGGLFETGAGGSAPKHVQQFVEEGHLRWDSLGEFLALAVSLEHLAETFNNERAKVLAEALDKATGQFLENDKSPSRKVNELDNRGSHYYLALYWAQALSKQDKDSELRAIFENVAQKLADNEQKIIDELNAAQGSPVDIGGYYNPEHEKVSNAMRPSNTLNKIIESI, from the coding sequence ATGACAAAAAAAACACCTAAAATTCTTTATACAAAGACTGATGAGGCCCCAGCATTGGCAACACATTCTTTACTACCTATTGTTCAGGCTTTTACCAACTCTGCCGGCGTGGTGGTTGAAACAAGGGATATCTCTCTCGCAGGCAGAATACTGGCAAGTTTCCCTGATAAGCTTACTGACTCACAAAGGATTTCTGATCATTTGGCCGAGCTGGGCGAAATAGCCAAAACGCCTGAGGCCAATATTGTTAAGCTTCCAAATATCAGTGCGTCTATCCCGCAGCTAAAGGCTGCTATAAAAGAGCTTCAAAGCCAGGGGTACGACATTCCCAATTACCCTGATGAGCCCCAATCCCCTGAGGAAAAAGAAGCTAAATCCAGATACGACAAAATAAAAGGAAGTGCAGTTAATCCGGTTTTAAGAGAGGGTAACTCTGATAGGAGAGCACCTAAAGCGGTTAAAGATTATGCTAAAAAGCATCCTCATTCAATGGGGAAGTGGAGCAATGATTCCAAGTCGCACGTTGCCAGTATGACAAGTGGAGATTTTTACGGAAGTGAAAAATCCGTAGTAATTAAGAAAGAAGGAAATGTTAAAATAGAATTCGTTGGTGACGATGGAAGTCATGTGGTTCTAAAGGAGAAGACCGCATTGCTGGAGGGAGAAATAATTGATGCTGCGGTGATGAGCAGATCGGCATTAAGATCATTTTTAGAAGAGCAAAAAGAAGATGCAAAAAAACAGAATGTTTTGTTCTCACTTCACCTGAAAGCTACTATGATGAAGGTTTCAGACCCAATTATCTTCGGACATGCCGTGACGGTTTTCTTCGCTCCGGTTTTTGAAAAGTATAATGAAACTTTGGATAAAATCGGTGTGGATCCAAACAACGGCTTGGGTGATTTGCTCGGTGAAATTCAGAAGCTTCCGGAAAACAAAAGAAAAGAGATAGAGGATGATATCGAAGCCTGCTACAAGAATGGTCCTGCCTTGGCAATGGTTAACTCTGATAAAGGCATTACTAACCTCCATGTTCCCAGTGATGTAATTGTTGATGCTTCAATGCCTGCAATGATCAGAACATCAGGGCAAATGTGGAATGCAGATGGTAATCAACAGGATACCAAGGCAATTATACCGGATAGATCTTATGCCGGTATTTATCAGGAGACAATTGATTTTTGCAAGAAAAATGGAGCATTTGACCCTGCCACCATGGGGAGTGTTTCAAATGTTGGTCTAATGGCCCAAAAAGCAGAAGAGTATGGCTCTCATGATAAAACTTTTGAGGTTCCTGGTAACGGAGCAGTTAAAGTTATAGATGCTTCGGGCAGTATACTAATGGAGCATAAGGTTGAACAAGGAGATATATGGAGGATGTGCCAAACCAAAGATGCGCCGATCTGCGATTGGGTAAAATTAGCTGTAAACAGAGCGAAAGCTACTGGTACTCCAGCTGTTTTTTGGTTAGATAACAGCAGGGCTCATGACGTACAATTAATTGAAAAAGTAGAAAGGTACCTGAAAGATCATGACACCTCCGGCTTGGAGATTCATATAAAGTCACCTGTTGAGGCTACCCGATTCTCACTTGAAAGAATTAAGGAGGGTAAAGACACTATTTCTGTAACAGGAAATGTATTACGTGATTATTTGACAGACCTTTTCCCCATCCTAGAGTTAGGGACCAGTGCTAAGATGCTATCTATCGTGCCATTAATGCAGGGTGGAGGCCTATTTGAAACAGGCGCAGGTGGCTCGGCGCCCAAGCACGTTCAACAGTTTGTAGAGGAAGGCCATCTTAGGTGGGACTCCCTTGGAGAATTTCTTGCCTTGGCTGTTTCCCTTGAGCATTTAGCAGAAACTTTTAACAATGAAAGAGCTAAGGTGCTTGCTGAAGCACTGGATAAAGCTACTGGCCAGTTCCTGGAAAATGATAAGTCTCCTTCACGTAAAGTTAATGAGCTTGATAACAGAGGCAGCCACTATTATTTGGCGCTTTATTGGGCACAGGCTTTGTCGAAACAGGATAAGGATTCAGAGTTGCGGGCAATTTTTGAAAATGTAGCTCAGAAATTAGCAGATAATGAGCAAAAAATAATTGATGAATTGAATGCTGCTCAGGGAAGTCCGGTAGACATAGGAGGATATTATAATCCTGAGCACGAAAAAGTGTCAAATGCTATGCGACCTAGTAACACTTTAAATAAGATCATAGAGTCTATTTAA
- a CDS encoding CAP domain-containing protein — translation MIQILLFSIISLFSGAPDENFANEVCLSSEEQKLYNIINDYRKKKKLDPIPFSAKLTKVAQVHAKDLADYYNFDPANECNPHSWSQNGMWTSCCYTNDHKMAKCMWDKPKEISGYDSPGYEIAYYSSAGANAEEGLQGWQKSPSHNPLLINSGMWKQIKWNAIGIGIYKEYAVVWFGQLKDDQSLITTCDNR, via the coding sequence ATGATCCAAATACTGTTATTTTCAATTATCAGCCTCTTCTCTGGAGCTCCGGATGAAAACTTTGCAAATGAAGTGTGTTTAAGTTCAGAAGAACAAAAACTTTACAACATCATTAATGATTACCGCAAAAAAAAGAAGCTTGACCCAATACCTTTCTCAGCCAAACTAACAAAGGTGGCCCAAGTTCACGCGAAAGATTTGGCTGACTATTACAATTTCGATCCTGCAAATGAATGCAACCCTCATAGCTGGTCTCAAAATGGTATGTGGACTTCATGCTGCTACACCAATGATCATAAAATGGCAAAATGCATGTGGGATAAACCTAAGGAAATTTCAGGGTATGATAGTCCGGGATATGAAATTGCTTACTACAGCTCTGCCGGAGCCAATGCCGAAGAAGGGCTTCAGGGCTGGCAAAAAAGCCCAAGTCATAACCCGCTGCTGATTAACTCAGGAATGTGGAAACAAATAAAGTGGAATGCTATAGGTATTGGGATATACAAGGAATATGCCGTGGTGTGGTTTGGGCAGCTAAAAGATGATCAATCACTAATTACCACGTGCGATAACCGATAA
- a CDS encoding potassium channel family protein, with protein sequence MKYIVIGLGNFGSTLSIALTEMGFEVIAVDNDMKKVNEFKERITHTICLDSGDKTAMDTLPLKDSDAVIVAIGEDFGASVLTTAILKQLGAKKIIGRAISDLHQTVIEAIGVEEIIRPEEESAHRLAKRFQIKGVVDSYEISEDYNIVETELPEEYIGKTVQETNFRAEFNLNILTIIRMIKTENIIGQPSLKRKVLGVVTPNTVFQEGDILVIFGNNKDIKRCLSSD encoded by the coding sequence ATGAAATATATAGTTATCGGTTTGGGAAACTTTGGTTCAACACTTTCTATAGCCCTTACGGAAATGGGATTTGAAGTCATAGCTGTGGATAACGACATGAAGAAAGTCAATGAGTTCAAAGAGAGAATAACCCATACCATATGTTTGGATTCAGGTGATAAAACCGCTATGGACACCTTACCTTTAAAAGATAGTGATGCTGTTATTGTTGCTATTGGGGAAGATTTTGGAGCATCAGTGCTAACGACTGCTATTTTGAAACAATTGGGAGCAAAGAAAATTATCGGCAGGGCTATATCAGACTTACATCAGACCGTAATAGAAGCGATTGGAGTTGAAGAAATTATCAGACCGGAGGAAGAGTCGGCACATCGTCTGGCCAAAAGATTCCAGATAAAGGGTGTGGTAGATTCTTATGAGATATCTGAAGACTACAACATAGTAGAGACGGAATTGCCAGAAGAATACATAGGAAAAACTGTTCAGGAAACAAATTTCCGGGCGGAGTTTAATTTAAATATACTGACCATTATCAGAATGATTAAAACAGAAAATATTATAGGGCAACCATCTTTAAAAAGAAAAGTGCTTGGAGTTGTTACTCCAAACACCGTTTTCCAGGAAGGAGATATTTTGGTTATTTTTGGTAATAACAAAGATATCAAGAGATGTCTGAGCTCTGACTAG
- a CDS encoding TrkH family potassium uptake protein — translation MSRGNHLNSSKIINSLNQAIQWMLRSGLFIISLLAFVSIIVEAGFKLPFHFIIIIHIWYFLCVTVFLFVIILRMIMKLLGRAEKRRILYSEYFLFIVVAVLLLMNILIPSGQVSEVTFVNIVTDVVFLRFSVSLLFIIELSKKSLKFQRLDLNPALLFIGSFLLLILAGTALLMLPRATTEHLSILEALFTSTSAVCVTGLIVVDTATRFTHFGQLIILILIQLGGLGIMTFTTFFGFFFKGASSYQNTLFIKEFINESKLSEILHTIVKVVVVTLIIEAVGAGFIYYSVAETFDTPEAVWYAVFHSISAFCNAGFSTLSNGLYEPVVRFQYGMQMIIAALIFFGSIGFPVIFDIYKSLKYYVVNKYMYIFKKKPYAHRGRHLTVHTKMVLVTTAVLLTVGFIVYYIAEYNNTLAQMPWYGKIVAAVFGAVTPRTAGFNTVDMASLSAVVVLIYLFLMWIGASPGSTGGGLKTTTFAVAILNVLSISKQKDRIEVFRREITNESVRKAFSVVLLSLLVIGTSIVLVALFDPDIPLLSVIFECFSAFSTVGLSLGITGDLSEAGKVVIIITMFLGRVGTLTLLAALIASAKTQSYRYPSESVFIS, via the coding sequence TTGAGCAGAGGAAACCATTTAAACTCATCTAAAATCATTAATTCCCTGAACCAGGCTATTCAATGGATGCTTAGGTCAGGGCTTTTTATTATAAGCCTCCTGGCATTTGTCAGCATTATAGTTGAAGCCGGATTTAAGCTACCCTTTCATTTTATAATTATCATTCATATTTGGTACTTCTTATGTGTAACAGTATTTCTGTTCGTTATCATTTTGCGGATGATAATGAAGCTGCTCGGTCGTGCTGAAAAAAGGAGAATACTTTACTCGGAGTACTTTTTGTTTATAGTAGTAGCTGTTCTGCTTTTGATGAATATTCTTATACCGTCAGGGCAAGTGAGCGAAGTTACATTTGTAAATATTGTAACCGATGTGGTGTTTTTGAGATTCAGTGTCAGCCTCCTGTTCATTATTGAATTATCAAAAAAATCTTTAAAATTTCAACGACTTGACCTAAACCCTGCACTGTTATTTATTGGTAGCTTTTTGCTTTTGATTTTGGCCGGAACGGCCCTGTTAATGCTTCCAAGAGCCACCACCGAGCACCTGTCTATCTTAGAAGCTTTATTTACGTCAACCAGTGCCGTTTGCGTAACAGGATTAATTGTAGTAGATACAGCGACCCGGTTTACCCATTTTGGTCAGCTTATAATCCTTATTCTTATTCAGCTCGGTGGTTTGGGCATAATGACTTTCACCACTTTTTTTGGTTTTTTCTTTAAAGGAGCGTCAAGCTATCAAAACACGTTGTTTATTAAAGAATTTATCAATGAAAGTAAATTGAGTGAAATACTGCATACCATTGTTAAAGTAGTTGTAGTTACCCTAATCATTGAGGCTGTTGGGGCAGGTTTTATTTATTATTCTGTGGCCGAGACTTTTGATACACCCGAGGCGGTCTGGTATGCTGTGTTCCATTCAATTTCTGCATTTTGCAATGCGGGTTTTTCTACGCTTAGCAATGGACTCTATGAACCTGTAGTGAGATTTCAGTACGGGATGCAAATGATCATTGCAGCATTGATTTTTTTTGGGAGTATTGGCTTCCCCGTAATTTTCGATATCTACAAATCTTTGAAGTACTATGTTGTAAATAAATACATGTACATCTTTAAAAAAAAGCCATATGCTCACCGGGGTCGACACCTTACCGTGCATACTAAAATGGTACTTGTGACCACAGCAGTGCTTCTCACCGTAGGGTTCATTGTTTACTACATAGCCGAGTATAACAATACGTTAGCTCAAATGCCTTGGTATGGCAAAATTGTTGCAGCAGTTTTTGGAGCGGTTACGCCCCGTACTGCCGGATTTAACACTGTAGACATGGCCTCACTTTCTGCGGTGGTTGTTTTAATTTATCTTTTTCTAATGTGGATAGGGGCTTCTCCCGGCTCAACCGGAGGGGGTTTAAAAACAACAACGTTTGCTGTGGCAATTTTAAATGTATTAAGCATTTCAAAACAGAAAGATCGTATCGAAGTTTTTAGAAGAGAAATCACAAATGAATCAGTTAGAAAAGCATTCTCCGTGGTTTTGCTGTCATTACTGGTAATAGGTACTTCAATAGTGCTCGTGGCTTTGTTCGATCCTGATATACCTTTACTGTCAGTAATTTTTGAATGTTTTTCAGCATTTAGCACCGTTGGTCTTAGCTTAGGTATTACAGGTGATTTAAGTGAGGCAGGTAAAGTTGTAATCATAATCACCATGTTTTTAGGGCGGGTAGGTACACTTACATTATTAGCGGCACTTATTGCCAGTGCAAAAACACAGAGCTACAGGTATCCGTCCGAAAGTGTCTTTATAAGTTAA
- the panB gene encoding 3-methyl-2-oxobutanoate hydroxymethyltransferase — translation MSVHKPNIKKITTHQLQEMKNRGEKISMLTAYDFSMAKILDGAGIDVLLVGDSASNVMAGHETTLPITLDQMIYHATSVVRAVERAFVIVDIPFGSYQGNSSEALRSAIRIMKESGAHAVKMEGGSEIKESVIRILSAGVPVMGHLGLTPQSIFKFGTYTVRAKEEEEAKKLIADAKLLEECGCFSIVLEKIPADLAKKVAEEVSIPIIGIGAGPHVDGQVLVMQDMLGITKEFKPRFLRRYADLYTIITDAVSHYIEDVKAKDFPNEEEQY, via the coding sequence ATGTCTGTTCATAAACCCAATATCAAAAAAATCACTACGCACCAACTTCAGGAAATGAAGAATAGAGGGGAGAAGATTTCAATGCTTACAGCCTATGACTTTTCTATGGCTAAAATATTAGACGGGGCGGGTATTGACGTACTGTTAGTGGGAGACTCTGCTTCTAATGTGATGGCCGGTCATGAGACTACACTTCCCATTACGTTGGACCAGATGATCTATCATGCTACATCTGTTGTCAGAGCAGTGGAGAGGGCTTTTGTAATTGTGGACATACCTTTTGGCTCTTATCAGGGCAATTCCTCAGAGGCGCTAAGGTCTGCTATCAGGATCATGAAGGAGTCCGGTGCACATGCTGTAAAAATGGAAGGTGGTAGCGAAATAAAAGAATCGGTTATAAGAATACTTAGTGCGGGCGTGCCGGTAATGGGCCACCTTGGGTTAACCCCTCAATCCATATTTAAATTTGGAACCTACACAGTAAGAGCAAAAGAGGAAGAAGAAGCAAAAAAATTGATCGCTGACGCCAAACTGCTTGAAGAGTGTGGTTGTTTTTCAATAGTACTTGAGAAAATCCCTGCGGATCTGGCAAAAAAAGTCGCAGAGGAAGTGTCTATACCTATTATAGGTATTGGGGCTGGTCCTCATGTTGACGGGCAGGTATTGGTGATGCAGGATATGTTAGGTATTACAAAAGAATTTAAACCCAGGTTTTTACGCAGGTACGCGGATCTGTACACAATAATCACCGATGCAGTAAGTCACTATATAGAGGACGTAAAGGCAAAGGATTTTCCCAACGAGGAAGAACAATATTGA